tgcTCGTTGTTATGTTGTGCTCTTTGTGATAAtttggttaatttaaataagtaacctTTTCAATATACCACCTcagaagtatttatattatggaaatttatcaattgcatttaaaattattcaaaatattgataacacaagtgttattattttttatgactacAAGGCTTctcaatatgtaatatattcttttaaatagacTTCCCTATTTAGAAattctatgtttatttatatatagggaAATATTAAGGGTTGTTTGACTTAAGTACAAAAACAACTATAGTTTGTAATAATcacaaaaagatataaaaaaaagtaaaacagttaatcatatgttttattacattattttttaacaactaatagtaaattttatcaGCAAATGCACCTTTATATTACTTTGAAGTGATATACATgagatatgattatattatattctattttatcagaaatttttacattaattcgGAATactaatactttaattaatcgATTTTGTTTTCTtcgaatttaaaatcatattgagctatatttgaactttttattttattgttattataatttggtataataataataatgttgtatattcaaagtttatttatatcaattccTTTACACAATACAGTTTGACATCAAAATGATTATAGAAGATTCCTTGCTGATATAAtttgagttaaaattttataatacactcACGAAAACATTTTAGTCACTATTATTTCATCATGCAAACTACGGTGTTCTAAAAGcattattgaatttgaatattagatatttttgataaacatCATACATAAAGTACTTCAATATTAAACACTACACAAACACTTTGCGATTGATAAATAGCTCAATGAATGCGAAATGGAATGTTCTATGCATATAATGCACGCAAATAGCAACAAACATGTGGGAAGTAGTTAttgattctaaatatatttatctattttctcAACATGTATTAATATcttcataatttatatcacttattatataaatctttgtaAACTAGAACAAACCACTGTTATTcagcattttataatattaaaactttttggcAACACATTATATTGACTGCTATCTAAAAGTTTGATCTTTTAAGTGCCATATACATTTTTTGGTTGGATAAAGACTGGAACTACTAAGTACAACATCGAtagctaaatattttattaataattaattgtactttTCATTGTAATTGTAGATTTTAAGTCATAAATTGCAAAGGTTCTACCTCTACCGTCAACAATGCTTGCAAAGTCTATAATactagaataataaatactccATATTGACATTTTCCCTTAAAAAGCTACGcctattagtattattttaataacaatcaaatatacttattcattaaattaaacagcaTCAAGCTGTATCACATTtacgtaacaaaaaataaataatattgctttCGAAACTATACATTacagtatacaaaaaaattgagCTATTGCCTAGACTTACAACCCTGGGATGTCCGTAACCATGCCATTGTGTGAAATTGCTAAGTGAATAATAATCCTTTattataacagaaaaatatttacaaagtctATTAAAGTTTCTACAAAGTAGTAATAGATATTGGGAGAGAACAATAACATGGTTACTGGAGTCGCATACCACTCAGCCCTTTGAGCATAAGCTGTGTAAAAAAGGTTAATAGGGCGTAAATAGCTCAGAAAGGTACATATGCCTTGAAAGCGTGCCTATAGTTTTCAAAACAAGTggaatgtatattatacacataactAGCCAGTAACTGaggtcaaaattatttaaaggcaACTTATcaagaaattcaaataaaatttcaaatattgtgTTATTAGTACAAATAGAAAGCTTCAATAAAGCAATTAAGGAGTTAAAATTTACCAATATCAACAAACGAGTCATACTGCAGATCGTTACTTTCACATAAGGGTTGTTCTTCTAAATTATAGACATCAGGCAAAGTAGTTACAAGTGTTACCACAGCATTATCCCCATCGCATACTGCTGTACTGTCTGAGCTGTCACTGTTACTGTCGACGTACTCATATAACCTTTTCTTATCTTTATCTTCCACACTAACCTCTGACATCTCATACATACTCATGACTGTAGATATATCATCCACATTGACTGCATCGAATGAATGGGAAAGAACAGCGTCGTCGTACATTATAAAGGCCACTTCGACATGAGATGAGGAAGCTTCTTCAGTGAATCGACCTGAGTCCCCTAATTCCGATACATTCAATGATAAAGTATTTTCTTCGTAAACCAAAGTTGTGGGTTCGTGAAATTCGCGAGTGTCGTCTGATAATTCAACATTTTGGTTACACTTCAAGGCATCGCCGACCGCGTTATCCTTTGAAGAAAACGAGTTATCGTCGGATAGATCCACTTCCGCATTTAAAGTTACTGAATCGTCTCTTTCTGCTTGCAAGTGTTCCAAATCATCCACGCATTTGGTGGAATCGTCACTGTCGGATACGATAAGCTCTATACTGCGATCCAACAAGCCCGTGTCGGTGTACGTTGACATTTCGTCTTCAAACACTATTTCGACACTTCGAATTCTCATGAGGGGCATTTTAACCGGAGATATCTCGTTACCTTTTGCCGTTCTACCTATTCTGTGATGACTAGAATCGAAGGGTTCCGTGCACTCGCTCACGTCGTCGTAGTCTATTTCGTAGCTTCTGAGGTCAGAAGCGCAAGGGGAGCTCTCGGTGGCCTTGTAGCTGTGGGGTCTCGGAGTGTacatgtgtgcgtgtgtgtcgGGTGAGGGCGTGCGTGTGGTATGCGTATGTAATCCCTAAGGTTGCAATAATTCTTATTGTACAGAGGTACCGAGGTCGAGACCGCCCTCCTCTTGCATCTTTGTGAGGAATTTGAATACTCTTGATTCTTCGTCGGTCTGTTTCACCATGTCCACCAAAGCTAACAGCTTTTTGATGCCAATAAAGATCCTGTAAGAGCAAAATTTAcggtttatacttaattttttccTCAAATTAACTTAAGGATGAGGAaagttacatatgtatgtaactgTATTTTGAAGCTCCAACGACTTGGCGCCTAGGtcttattttgattgaaataatcACTGGTGATAgctattcttaataaataattaataatatttttattattaactttaactgAGTGTTGAAATTGTGCTAGTATTATGTATAACAATAGCCCAATAGTTTGGCGTAACAATAAGCCGAACCTGCGACtcatacatatatgatataaaaacaaatataacaagCTGCAAATGTCCCAACACTGGGCTAAAGTCTGCTCTCCATTTAAGAAGCAGTCTTAATACTCATTCCATCCCTCTACTATAGTACGAGTAGGAGAAGCACATTGAAAAGAAATACACAGGTTTTCGCACGATAAGTTCCTTCGCTAATTATGTACATGTAACCGATATGTGACTACAAGTAGCTGGCGACTGACTTGGCCCCGCGCAGGTCGCGCTGTATGCTGGCGAGGTCGCGGCGCGTGAAGGCGTCGCTCTGCTCCAGCACGGCCATCACGTGCTCGGGCTGCGACAGGTTGTGCACGTGCAGCACGCCCGTGAACGCCGACAGCATCTCCATGTCCTCCAGCACCTGTCTGCGGGTCAGTGTGCGCGGACGTCGTTACTAACTGCCCAGGTAGTGTCCAGTCTAGTGGCCAGATATGGGGCCGCTGATCCcgaggttcaaaccccaggtcaggccgatataaagttattgggtttttataTCGAAAAATTTTTAGTAGCAGCCCGGAGTCTAGAAGTTGGAAGTGAGTACATTCCAGTGCCTCGGAAAGCCCGTAAAGCCGTTGTGTCAGATTtgctgtcccatcggattatgagagtgaggtaATAGATAGTGCACCTTttcggggaagcattagatgttttagaatcaacagagttccttggtatgacaatagactctaagctccaatggggcccccatataaataaattggcgaatagacttagctctgcagcctatgcggtaaaaaaaattagacttttgactgatgtggatacggcacgccttgtgtacttcagttatttccatagtataatgtcgtatggcatcctactctggggtaatgcagctgacattaatactatttttgtactgcagaagagggctattcgtgcaatttataacctggtcccaaaagattcgttaagaggtaaatttaaagaaattaaaataatgactgtcgcttctcaatttgtttttgataatgttatgtatgtacgcaaaaacataaatgattttcccagaaattgtgacgtacattctattaacactaggaacaagaataaacttgttactccaagtacccgattacacagggttagtaactcttttttggggcaatgtatacgtttttacaacaggatcccagaaaacgttcaaaattattcaattataaaattcaaaagagtcgttaaagagcgtttgtgtgctaaaggatattacaacactaatgactttttagttgactgcacaccttgggaatgaaatgatcgcctccaggctgtttcaaacaactaatatatacttatcattgtacctacatggaaaatggttaaaaaaaatgaaaaaaaaatatatcccgctgagtttctttcgccggttcttctcaggtccgaggtgctaaattccgaaccggtggtagatttttgacaatcaataagcaagtgcaaacacttctatattgaataaagatttttgactttgactttgactttgactttgtgtttgccgcacacacttgtgcagtgcactataatatttcctgcgaagttggctggtctccctcgACATTGACCACCATGAACGAAATTGGTCAGGTCCACATTATTATGCCATTATTGTATATCTTTAATATGAAAGCTTCGATTGTTCctgataaaacatttgaaaaaaaagtgaGAGAAGCTTTGTATTCAGTATCATGTAAATACTACAGCGCTGTTATTAGTTAACACTTGCCTTTTCCTTTCAATTTACTGCAGTATAGTATATTAGATTATGTTCAATATCGACTAGCAGAAACCTTAACAAATTCCGAACCGCTGGTAGACTTGACAATCCAGATCAAATGCTTTTATCTTGGATATAgattttgactttaaatatttggtaagtatttgagtttaattatatatttctaaatccaATTGTGTATAGACATGTACATAAGTCTGTAAGTAGTGATACTATTTATTTAGAGAACATCTCAGTTTACTTTGTAAAGGATCTAACGTCTTTCTCGACTCTTTGATAATGAAAACtctataaatgcaaaaaaaactcATCTTTCAACTCACCTCCGACTGCTGGTGCACAAAATAAGTAACTTCCTGCCTTTCGGTGGCTGCTTCTTCAGCAGCACAAGTAGAGCCTGCAGCGTGAGATTGGAGTATCGCGGCCCGATGGGTCCGTAGTCGAGGAGACGCTCGATGTTGTCCACCAGGATGCAGGACAGAGTCGAGCGGTACGCGTCGTCGAAGTACTGGaagtatactttttatatagttctttttttaatttttctattttaaatcataatttcgaataaattgcaataattttGTACATTGCTATAGttagaaatgttatttttttatgagttttatatactaaaaatattttttttggatattcGGAATATACATAAATTCTAAAGTCATCTTTGACTtaagtacatatacatacaacaaACCCGTCCATTTAAATTAGACAACGATTCGCGAACGATGATGTTATACATACCTTTCGAATCTGCAAACATTTGGCGGTTTCTGTAAAACCGATCATGTCCTCAGGCGAGCACACCTTGACGAATGGGAAGTCGGAAAACTTCGCCAATTGGGCCGCTAAGGCCGTCTTGCCGCTGTTAGGCGGACCCTCCAATAAAACTGAGACCAGACCTGAGAAATTATACGAACTTTAATATTCGTGTAGTTTGAGAATCGTAGAATGGAACCATTCCATTTTTAACCATATTTCGTAAAGACTTAAATATGATTTCGATGCACTCTCTCGTGACAATAGAATCCTTGGACAGCCTTGGATCGTATCGAGCATTTCACATTTAATAACTAAGAGACAACGGAACatcaataaatagtaattttatgaaAAGTTAGAGCTCCCTTCTCTACAATCCCTAAATCGTGTAAGTTAACTTAATAAACTTCATACTTGAAAAATACATCacattcataattataacaatatttaaagtctCACCGCTAGCCTCAGTCGCCCTCGACTGCTGGATGTATAACTGTCCATCTTCCAGAAGAGACGAAACTGGAGTTCCCCAGTTAATTATACCACGTGTTAAGAAATTCTCCAAAGTTTCCGCAGCTGTACCAAAAGCCtgaagaaaattttatatttttatttatataagacttGATTAACTTCTTGGTATAAAAAGTTATCTAACATGATGTATTTTTGATAgattaacaaatattgtaatataataagtatcgACAAAAGTGACCTCTCTGTCCATAATGTGTCATTATAATCTTACCATTTACCGACCTTTTaccgattttttataaacagataacgattaaatactcttttaatattacttattttaacaaTGATTATACTCTGTGActgattgattttaaatatcgttttcatttatattttatctacttttttaaatataataataattactgtgaCGTATTTATAAAAGGTAGATCTGTTCCCTCACGAAGGTACGTTATACTTAAAACAAAGGTAatcatataatctaatttgtatttatttttgctgtATTATGTTAATCGCAAGTACGGGCGTCACGCAGTGCTCCATGCATGCAATGCAAGCCGATAATTTTACTTGGAGACAAAGGAGTGGAGGCCCTAGACCTCCATAGGCGTGGAAACccttaatatattatgagttaaatagaatattttatcagtaagctataatttatttacttatatcggtaactttaaaacagttattagtaacatttttataatttgactatatcGAAATATTTGTTAACTCGTCGGAATGTCTATTGGGACCCCGTGTCTCGTGTGAAGGCCCCAGGGCAGTTGCCCCGGTTGCCCTCCCCTAAATCAGTAAAGTGAATACTTCTGATATTAAGGAATTCTTGACGGGTCGGACATCTACAAATCTTTGATACATATTTTACGAACATCTAATAGTTTTAGAAGCGTTCATTTTAAAACCACCAGGAACTTACAGCTTTTCTTTGTCTACATTGACACAATAACCTATATCTCAAAAAAGATACGACATATAGTATGTTTGCGTCCTTCCTGAAACTGCAAGCTTAAGCTAGCATCAAACGAAATCAAATTGTCCATCATCATTAAAATACTCAGGATTTTTCTTTACgaaatgctaataataattaattaatcgattaGTATTAACTTACCGGTTTGATATCATTTTCCAGCGCGTGTAAGAAATCTCCCCTTTCCACCATAAGTTTTTCCATGGCCTCAGGATCCACTTCTACTTTGCTCGATGCCTTGATGAGACGATTCATCGCAGTGGACTGAGCGGCTCGAACGAGACCCTCGAGTTCTGCACCCGAGAAGTTCTTCGTGAGGGTGGCCAATTCCTGTAGTATTTAGTGCTACTTTATATGATGTTTCATACAATTAagattataatacttttttttaatgatttgtagttattatatagtatattcgtgataaaaaaaattgctaattaACTTATTAGACTTATTTGAATAAGTCGTGTAACATGTGTGTATGATCAATTTCGATGTGTTGAGATTAAACGCGATAGAACAAGTAgttaagattaaaaatgaaaattattaaaacaaaggcGATTTTCTTTACAAGAACCTAAGTGTACTTTATCGTTTTATAGCTGAATCTTTAAAGATCGAGGATTTGCTTTAAAGAATGGAGACAGACATCTATAAACTATCACGAGGCGATAGAAACAAAATCGAGTATGACTCTTGGAATGTGCATTTTTATGACGTTTTGAACCTAcggataaaaatgaatatataacttCGATCCAGAAACATTCTATTTACTTGGATAAAAAGAACCGAAACCATTTTTGATTGGTCGCCAGCAGAGCTATTGTGTGTGATTTTGGGATAATACGTTTTTCTGTAAATAATGAGATATGAccaaataaggattttttttcttagttttagAGAATTTTGGGAGCCTCATAGAGATACTTATTCTGATGGAATTAGGCGACTTAAAAACGATGCATATAGTGTATTGAAAATAGTCTAGAAAGttctaatgattatttatttggtcGCCTCTCAACATGAACGGCGAGAATGAGTTACCTTGGAGTCAACATCTTCGGCAATCTTCTTGTACTCCTTCATACGCTTTGTATGGATGTTCAAAATCTGGACGCGACCTTTCTCGTCGGGCAGACCGATTTCCATCTGAACTTCCAGACGACCAGGTCGGAGAAGAGCCTCGTCTATCATGTCCCGTCTGTTCGTCATACCGATTACCAAAATATTGTTCAATTGGTCCACGCCTAGAGATATAATTTTCAGCTGTTATAAAAATGAggttcttatattttatagtttgttagtatcttaaaaaatttaatattatcggtTTAACAATTGAATGTACACTGTTCATACTAGactcttaattattttgtattaaaatgttctttattttaaaacaaaacgacgggaatgttaaacaaaaatacataaaatctaaTTACGATTTACATAATAGGAGATCCaggaaaataaacattactgaCCATCGATCTTGGATAGCAGTTGGTTGACGACAGTGTCATGGACGCCGGTGTTTCCTCCGACGGAGCCTCTCGCTTTGCAGATGGCATCGATTTCGTCAAAGATTATAATATGAAGGCCACTGTTCGGACCACACTAGAATACAAATAATTGgttaagtaaaacattttatttgcttCTGCGATTTTCCCTTTTTtgcttcatattttaatatcagatGTTGTAACCCTTGacactaagaaaaaaaatattatcgtcgTTCTCTAGTAGCATAATTGTATTGTACTATtttaggcttgcacaaagctcttcATGAGTGAAATAGctttaaagataaaatcttCAAGTCTAAGTATCTgagaaattaaatgatataagttAATCAACTTTATCTGCCTATAGGGTCGGTTACGCCCCCACGATGATGATAATGAGCAAACAAAAATTCATTAATACAGAACTAGCTAAAATTCCatactaaaaaaacaattgtaggtaaattaataaagtttcgGAGCAAAATTTgcttaaacaaattaaacatctATGCATTCATGTTCTTATTACCCTCTTTTCTTCTTCTTCAGCGTCCGCAAACAATCTCCTGATATTGGCCTCACTCTCACCAACATACTTGTCCAATATTTGAGGACCATTTACGATCTTGGGCTCTCTTGCGTTTAACATTTTACCGATCTGACGAGCCATCAACGTTTTACCGGTACCGGGTGGGCCAAACAACAAGATACCCTTTACGTGTTTGCAGCCTGAAAATTCGATATGATTGAGTTTCTTTTATTGAACattgatttttaacattatgtGTTTGCCATTTGAAAACACCCAAAAAAAATA
This genomic stretch from Vanessa atalanta chromosome 5, ilVanAtal1.2, whole genome shotgun sequence harbors:
- the LOC125063890 gene encoding vesicle-fusing ATPase 1-like, with amino-acid sequence MSSMRMKAAKCPSDELAITNCALINPDDFPSDVKHLEISTGPSQHFVFSIRFYSGVDRGTVGFSAPQRKWATLSIGQTIDVKPFKPTNADCLCSVTMEADFMLKKTTSMEPYDSEQMARDFLIQFSNQMFSVGQQLAFSFQEKKVLSLIVKNLEAVDVQALAAGANAVPRRVRMGRLLPDACIQFDKAENSSLNLIGKAKGKQPRQSIINPDWDFGKMGIGGLDNEFNAIFRRAFASRVFPPEVVEQLGCKHVKGILLFGPPGTGKTLMARQIGKMLNAREPKIVNGPQILDKYVGESEANIRRLFADAEEEEKRCGPNSGLHIIIFDEIDAICKARGSVGGNTGVHDTVVNQLLSKIDGVDQLNNILVIGMTNRRDMIDEALLRPGRLEVQMEIGLPDEKGRVQILNIHTKRMKEYKKIAEDVDSKELATLTKNFSGAELEGLVRAAQSTAMNRLIKASSKVEVDPEAMEKLMVERGDFLHALENDIKPAFGTAAETLENFLTRGIINWGTPVSSLLEDGQLYIQQSRATEASGLVSVLLEGPPNSGKTALAAQLAKFSDFPFVKVCSPEDMIGFTETAKCLQIRKYFDDAYRSTLSCILVDNIERLLDYGPIGPRYSNLTLQALLVLLKKQPPKGRKLLILCTSSRRQVLEDMEMLSAFTGVLHVHNLSQPEHVMAVLEQSDAFTRRDLASIQRDLRGAKIFIGIKKLLALVDMVKQTDEESRVFKFLTKMQEEGGLDLGTSVQ